In Taeniopygia guttata chromosome 2, bTaeGut7.mat, whole genome shotgun sequence, one genomic interval encodes:
- the TRIL gene encoding TLR4 interactor with leucine rich repeats — MGAPRRVSLMVLPRVLWGSVPLILLLLPAAEPICPEPCDCQQHQHLLCTNRGLRSVPKTAEPQDILTYSLGGNFIANISAFDFHRLAGLQRLDLQYNRIRSLHPKAFERLERLEELYLGNNLLPALAPGTLSTLAKLRILYVNANEIGRLSAASFSGLDSLVKLRLDGNELGSLSDSTFSGLPNLLYLHLESNRIRWLSRGAFTGLAKLRFLDLSGNQQSSLRHPDIFGPLRSLHTLLLASNSLRQLTGGLFQHLPSLAKLSLSGNRLSHLAPDAFRGLGLLKELRLEGNLLSHLPATLLEPLDSLEALDLSRNALTALHPAAFGRLRRLRELSLRDNALATLPGELFASSLALYRLELEGNAWSCDCRLRGLKRWLAAWHSQGRLLTVFVQCHLPPALAGKYLDYLQDGQLPLPQDGGPCPDGASPSPPSPEGLGGNDSAAGLPPGSPPAASTARLMMGAPMAASPTPAPLPSAAAWPRRAGAPGVPPLVSDPCDFNKLFLHNLSVEAVGSSWVTVRWAVRPYRSPRLLGPARFRLLFDRFGAAVKFQRFVYLPERGEPAATLRELRPDTPYLVCVEGVLGGRVCPVAPRDHCAGLVTLPEGGTAAAAGGPRGPDQQLLTLVLLAVNALLLLAALAAWAARLLRKKVLGRRRRKAAPVHVRQLYSTRRPLRSMGTGVSADFSGFQSHRPPRGAAACALSEADLIEFPCERFMDSGSGRHGDEHLLQRFSD; from the coding sequence ATGGGGGCGCCGCGCCGGGTCAGCCTGATGGTGCTGCCGCGGGTGCTCTGGGGCTCCGTCCccctcatcctcctgctgctgcccgcGGCCGAGCCCATCTGCCCCGAGCCATGCgactgccagcagcaccagcacctccTCTGCACCAACCGGGGCCTGCGCTCCGTGCCCAAGACTGCCGAGCCGCAGGATATCCTCACCTACAGCCTTGGGGGCAACTTCATCGCCAACATCTCCGCCTTCGACTTCCACCGCCTGGCAGGGCTCCAGCGGCTGGACCTGCAGTACAACCGGATCCGCTCCCTGCACCCCAAGGCCTTTGAGCGCCTGGAGCGGCTGGAGGAGCTTTACTTGGGCAACaacctgctgccagcactggccCCTGGCACGCTCAGCACCCTGGCCAAGCTGCGCATCCTCTACGTGAACGCCAACGAGATCGGCCGTCTCAGCGCTGCCTCCTTCTCTGGCCTGGACAGCCTTGTCAAACTGCGACTGGATGGCAATGAGCTGGGCTCGCTGAGCGATTCCACTTTCTCAGGTCTGCCAAACTTACTCTATCTGCACCTGGAGTCCAACCGCATCCGCTGGCTGAGTCGGGGTGCCTTCACTGGCCTGGCCAAGTTGCGCTTCCTCGACCTCTCAGGGAACCAGCAGAGCTCTCTTCGCCATCCAGACATCTTTGGGCCTCTGCGCTCCCTTCACACTCTGCTGCTGGCCAGCAACAGCCTGCGGCAGCTGACAGGGGGGCTCTTCCAGCACCTGCCCAGCTTGGCAAAGCTCTCACTCAGCGGCAACCGACTGTCTCACCTGGCCCCGGATGCTTTCAGGGGGCTGGGCTTGCTGAAGGAGCTGCGCCTGGAGGGGAACCTGCTGAGCCACCTACCTGCAACCCTACTGGAGCCGCTGGACAGCCTGGAGGCACTGGATCTGAGCCGCAATGCACTGACCGCCCTGCACCCGGCCGCCTTCGGCCGCCTCCGCCGCTTGCGGGAGCTCAGCCTGCGGGACAACGCACTGGCCACGCTCCCCGGCGAGCTCTTcgcctccagcctggccctctACCGCCTGGAGCTGGAGGGAAATGCCTGGAGCTGCGACTGCCGCCTTCGCGGCCTCAAGCGCTGGCTGGCGGCCTGGCACTCCCAGGGCCGCCTGCTCACCGTCTTCGTGCAGTGCCACCTGCCACCCGCCCTGGCCGGCAAGTACCTCGACTACCTGCAGGATGGCCAGCTGCCGCTGCCGCAGGACGGCGGCCCCTGCCCCGATGGTGCCTCTCCCTCCCCGCCATCCCCCGAGGGACTTGGTGGCAACGATAGTGCAGCGGGGCTGCCCCCAGGGTCACCGCCGGCCGCCTCCACCGCCCGCCTGATGATGGGGGCGCCCATGGCCGCCAGCCCCACGCCGGCACCGCTGCCCAGTGCAGCAGCGTGGCCCCGACGGGCCGGTGCCCCCGGGGTCCCGCCGCTGGTGTCCGACCCGTGCGACTTCAACAAGCTGTTCCTGCACAACCTGTCGGTGGAGGCGGTGGGCTCCAGCTGGGTGACGGTGCGCTGGGCCGTGCGGCCGTACCGCAGCCCCCGCCTGCTGGGGCCGGCGCGATTCCGCCTCCTCTTCGACCGCTTCGGCGCCGCCGTCAAGTTCCAGCGCTTCGTGTACCTGCCGGAGCGCGGGGAGCCGGCGGCTACGCTGCGGGAGCTCCGCCCGGACACCCCCTACCTCGTCTGCGTCGAGGGCGTCCTGGGCGGCCGCGTGTGCCCGGTGGCGCCGCGGGACCACTGCGCCGGGCTGGTCACCCTGCCCGAGGGCGGcaccgcggcggcggcgggcgggccccgcggccccgaccagcagctgctcacgCTGGTGCTGCTGGCGGTGAacgcgctgctgctgctggcggcTCTGGCCGCCTGGGCCGCCCGCCTGCTGCGCAAGAAGGTGCTGGGCCGTCGGCGTCGGAAGGCGGCCCCGGTCCACGTGCGGCAGCTCTACTCCACACGCCGCCCGCTCCGCTCCATGGGCACCGGAGTCTCCGCCGACTTCTCGGGCTTCCAGTCCCACCGGCCgccccgcggcgccgccgcctGCGCCCTCAGCGAGGCCGACCTCATCGAGTTCCCCTGTGAGCGCTTCATGGACAGCGGTAGCGGCCGGCACGGCGACGAGCACCTGCTGCAGCGCTTCAGCGACTGA